The Actinomadura graeca nucleotide sequence CTCCCTGGAGATCGCGGTCGTCCCGCCCCACCGGCCCTGCGTCCGCGACGATCAGCCTGACCGCCTCTACGCGACCACCGCCGACAAGGAGGTGGCGATCGTCGAGGCGATCTCCGAGGCGCACGCGACCGGGCGGCCCGTCCTGGTCGGCACGGCCGACGTCGCAGAGTCCGAGCGCCTCGCGCGCCGCCTCGCCCGCGCGGGCCTGGACCGCGTCGTCCTCAACGCCAAGAACGACGCGGAGGAGGCCGCGATCATCGCCGAGGCCGGCGCGGAGGGCGCGATCACCGTCTCGACCCAGATGGCCGGGCGCGGCACCGACATCCGCCTGGGCGGCAGCCCGTCCCCGAAGGCCCCGGGCACCGCGCCCGCCGAGGCGGCCGGTTCCGGCCGCGACGTCGTCGCGGCCGCCGGGGGACTCCTGGTGATCGGGACCGGCCGCTACCACAGCAGCCGCCTGGACGACCAGCTCAGAGGCCGCGCCGGACGCCAGGGCGACCCCGGCGGCTCGGTCTTCTTCACCAGCCTCCAAGACGATCTCGTGACCCGCTACGCGCCCGATGAGAAGCCGGCGCGCGGCAAGGCGGGCGCCGCCGAGGACGGACGCGTCGGCGACAAGGGCGCCCACTGGATCGTCGGGCACGCCCAGCGCGTCGCCGAGGGCGTCGACCTGGAGATCCACCGCAACACCTGGCGCTACAACCACCTGATCGGCCTCCAGCGCCGCGAGGTCCTCGCCGAGCGCGAGGCCGTCCTGAGCGGCGACCGCGCCGACCGGCTGCTCGCCGACGGCGCCCCCGCCAAGCACGCCGAGCTGACCGGGATCGCCGGCGCGGACGCGGTGGCGGAGGCCGCGCGCCAGATCGTCCTGTTCGAGCTGGACCGCTGCTGGGCCGAGCACCTGGCGTTCCTCGCCGACCTCCGGGAGGGCATCCACCTGCGCTCGCTCGGCCGCGGCCTCGACCCGCTGATCGAGTTCAACCGGGAGGCCGTCCCGGCGGGCAAACGCCTCCTCGCCGACGCCGGGGCACGGTCGGTGACCGCCTTCGAATCCCTCACCGCCTCCGAGGACGGCATCGACCTGGACGCCGCCGGCCTCATACGCCCCTCCGCCACCTGGACTTACCTCGTCCACGACAACCCCTTCGGCTCCCTGGACGAACGCGCCTTCCGCGGCTTGGTGGCCATGTTCAAACGCCGGCACTAGGGAGGCAAGCACCAACCGTGACGTGAGCGCGCTACCAGCCCGCGTGAGGCGATGCCCGAGGCGAGCCCCACGCGGGATGATCGCGAAGCGATGTCGCGCTCACACAAGCACGGTCAAGGGGACGAGCCGCCAGGCGAGCCCCCTTGGGCCGGGGTTGCAGTCAACGCAGCCTGAGGCCGCGAGGAGTGGGGTGGAATCCGGCGGACTCCAGGGCTGCGGCCAGCGGGGAGTCGCCGATCGACTCGCCGTCGGCGCGTTCGACGGTCAGCTTGCCGAGGGCGCCCTCGCGGACGGCCAAGGCCAGCGCATCGACGGCGGGCTGCAGGACACCGGAGTCGTCGTCCCAGGTCAGAAGCGTGCGGCCGCCGCGTTCGACGTAGAGGACGAGGCGGCCCTCCACCAGGACGACGAGCGCGCCCGCCTTGCGCCCGGGTTTGTGGCCGCTGGCGACCTCGTCCTCCCGCGCAGGCCAGGGCAGGGCCGCGCCGTACGGGTTGGCGGGGTCGGCGGCCGCGAGGACGAGGGCCCGGACAGGGGCCTTGACCTGCGTCTCCCACAGGGCGGCGAGGTCATCGGGGGAAGCGGCGGACGGGCGGAGCGCCCGGAGCCGGTCCACGGCCCCAGGGAGCGCGAACTGGGCCGCCCCCAGCCCTTCGACGAAGTAGCCGCGCCTGCACCGGCCGCTCTCCTCGAACGCGCGCAGGACGGGGTAGACGGCGGAGAACCCGCCGGGTATCCGCTCGGCGGCCACGGCGCCGCGGATGACGATGCCGTACCTCTCCAGCAGCGCCTCCGCCAGCGCGTGGGTGCGCAAGGTCGTCTCCTCCTCACGCCCGGGGAGCGGCCACCAGCGCCCGGCGACGGTGGGCGGCCCTGTCCTGGACGGCAGGACAGGGCGTCCCCGGCGGGTCGTCCGGGAGCGGTGCGTCGGACGGCCCGAACCGAGCGCGGCGCGCAGCGGCGCGAGGGTGTCGTTGGTGAGGTGACCGGCCCACACGAGGTCCCACAGGGCGGTGACGAGGTCGGCGTCGGCGGTGGTGGTCCGCTGGTTGACCCGGTCGGACAGCGTGCGGAAGAACAGGGCGCCGCCGTCTCCCAGCGCGTCGAGGACGGCCTGATGCGCCGGCGTGAGAGTGATCTCCACGGGTTCCGGCATGAGGAGCGGCGCGGTGTCGGCCAGGTACAGCGCCACCCACCCGTCGCCGCCGGGGAGGGCGCCCTGGCCCGCCCACACGACCTCGCCCGCGGAGGTCAGCTCGTCCAGCATGGCGGGGGTGTAGCCGGGCACGCGGGACGGCAGGATCAGCGACTCCAGCGCGGACGCGGGCACCGCCGCGCCCTGGAGCTGCTCGATCGCCTGGACGAGCGCGTCGATCCCGCGCAGCCGCGACCCGCCCGAGACGCCGTGCCAGGCGGGGAGGAAGCGGCCGAGGGACTCCGGCGGGGACGGCTCGACCTCGGCGCGCAGCCGGGCCAGCGACCGGCGCCGCAGCGTCCGCAGCACGCCGGTGTCGCACCATTCGCTGGTCAGCGGGCCCGACACGGACTCGACCGGCAGGAACTCGCCTTCGACGACCCGTCCCTGACCGGCGAGGCGCCGCAGTGTCTCGACGACGACGGCGGTGCCGAGCCCGAACGTCGCGGCCGGGTCGCCCGGGCGGAACGGGCCGTGCGTGCGCGCGTAGCGGGAGATCAGGTCGCCGAGCGGGTCGTCCACCGGTTCGAGGAACGCCTCGGGGATCCCGACGGGCAGCGGCGCGCCAAGGGCGTCCCGGAGGCGTCCCGCGTCCTCGATGGCGGCCCAGCGCTCCGCACCGCCCAGGCGGACGCGTATCGCCCGCCGGGCCCCTTCCAGCTCCACCAGCCACCGTCCCGCGAGGGATGGGCCCTCGCCGGGGCCTGGCACCGTGCGCTCGGCGACCTCGGCCGTGGTGAGGGGGCCGAGGGCGCGCAGGAGGTCGGCGACGCCTTCGACGTCGCGGGCGCGCCGGTCGGCGGCGAGGCGCTGGAGCTCGCGCTCGGTGTCGGCGACGGCCTCCGGGTCGAGCAGCTCGCGCAGGTCGGCCTGGCCCAGCAGCTCGGCCAGCAGCGCCGAATCGAGCGCGAGCGCCTGGGCGCGGCGCTCGGCGAGGGGGGAGTCGCCCTCGTACATGAACGCGCCGACGTAGTTGAACAGGAGGGAACGGGCGTAGGGGGACGGCTCGGGCGTCTCCACCTCCACCATCCGGACCTTGCGCCCGGACATGTCGCGCATCAGCCGCACCAGGCCGGGCACGTCGAAGACGTCCTGGAGGCACTCGCGCATCGTCTCCAGGACGATCGGGAACGACGGGTACTTGCTCGCGACCGCCAGGAGCTGCGCGGCGCGCTGGCGCTGCTGCCAGAGCGGCATGCGCCTGTCGGGGCGGCGCCGGGGCAGCAGCAGGGACCGTGCAGCGCACTCGCGGAACCGGGCCGCGAACAGCGCCGACCCTCCCAGCTCGTCCACCACGACGCGCTCGATGTCGTCGGCGTCGAACACCGCCGTGTCGAGGCCCGGCGGCTCGTCGGAGTCGGGGACGCGGATGACGATGCCGTCGTCGGCGTGCATGGCCTGCGCGTCGCCGTACCGCTCGCGCAGGCGGCCGGCTATGGCCAGCGCCCAGGGGGCGTGCACGCGCGCGCCCAGCGGCGAGTGGACGACCATGCGCCAGTCGCCGAGCTCGTCGCGGAACCGCTCGACGACCAGGGTCCGGTCGTCGGGGACGTGCCCGGTGGCCTCGCGCTGCTCGCCGACGTAGGAGACGAGGTTCCCGGCGGCCCACGCGTCCAGCCCCGCGGCGGACACGCGCTCGCGCGCGGCGTCGGCGGGGAGCCCGGCCAGCTCGCGGGTGAACTCGCCGAGCGCGCGCCCGAGCTCGGCCGGGCGGCCGAGCGCGTCGCCGTGCCAGAACGGCAGCTTGCCGGGCTGGCCCGGGGCCGGTGAGACCAGCACCCGGTCGGGGGTGATGTCCTCGATCCGCCACGAGCTGGCACCGAGCACGAAGACGTCGCCGACGCGCGACTCGTACACCATCTCCTCGTCCAGCTCGCCCACCCGCGAGGACTTCTCGCCGACGAGGAACACGCCGAACAGCCCCCGGTCGGGGATGGTGCCGCCGCTGGTCACCGCCAGCCGCTGGGCGCCGGGACGGTCGCGCAGGACGCCCGTGACGCGGTCCCAGACCAGGCGGGGCCGCAGCTCGCCGAACTCGTCGCTGGGATACCGCCCGGCGAGCATGTCCAGCGTCGCCTCCAGCGCCGAGCGGGGGAGCGTCGCGTACGGGGCGGCGCGCTTGCAGAGCGTCTCCAGGTCGTCGACGGTCCACTCGTCCATGGAGACCATCGCGACGATCTGCTGCGCCAGGACGTCCAGTGGGTTGCGCGGGTAGTGGAGCTCCTCGATCCCGCCGCTGCGCATCCGCTCCGACACCACCGCCGTCTGCACGAGGTCGCCCCGGTACTTGGGGAAGATGACGCCCTTCGACACCGCCCCCACCTGGTGGCCCGCGCGTCCGACACGCTGGAGGCCGCTCGCCACCGAGGGCGGCGACTCCACCTGGACGACCAGATCGACGGCGCCCATGTCGATCCCCAGTTCGAGGCTGGACGTCGCCACGACGGCCGGGAGCCGGCCCTCTTTCAGGGCGTTCTCGATGCCGGCGCGTTCCTCCTTGGAGACTGATCCGTGGTGTGCGCGGGCTATTTCCAGAGGCGCCCCTCTTCCGGCGCCGGCCTGGGCCATGGTCGCCGCGGGGGAGTGGTCTTCGGGCAGCGGCTCCCCGGTCGCACGTTCGTAGGCGAGCTCGTTGAGCCGCCCGCAGAGGCGCTCGGCGAGGCGCCGGGAATTGGCGAACACCAGCGTCGAGCGGTGCGACTCGATCAGGTCCAGCAGGCGATGCTCGACGTGCGGCCAGATACTGCGCTGGCGGGGATCGGCGTCGCCCGCGTCGTCCACGAACTGGCCGATCTCGCCCATGTCCTCCACGGGGACGACGATGTCGAGGTCGAAGACCTTGTCCGAAGGGGGCTGGACGACGGACGCGGGGCGCGTCCCGCCGAGGAACGCCGCGACCTCGCCGGTGGGACGGACGGTCGCCGACAGCCCGATCCGCTGGGCGGGACGTTCGAGGAGCGCGTCGAGCCGTTCGAGCGACAGCGCCAGATGGGCCCCGCGCTTGGTGCCGGCCACGGCGTGCACCTCGTCGACGATCACGGTCTCCACCCCGCGCAGCGACTCGCGCGCCCGCGAGGTGAGGATCAGGAACAGCGACTCCGGCGTGGTGATGAGGATGTCGGGCGGCCGGACGGCCAGCCTGCGGCGCTCGTCGGCCGGGGTGTCGCCCGACCGCATCCCGACCCGCACATCGGGCTCGGGGAGGCCGAGGCGCCGCGCCGCCTGCCGGATGCCCGCCAGCGGGGCGCGCAGGTTGCGCTCGACGTCCACGGCGAGGGCCTTGAGCGGGGAGACGTACAGGACGCGGCACCGCTTGAGGGGCTCCGGAGCGGCCTCCCCGGCGGCCTCGCCCGCCGCCAGGCGGTCGAGCGACCACAGGAACGCGGCGAGGGTCTTGCCGGACCCGGTCGGCGCGACGACGAGGGTGTCGTCGCCCGCGGCGATCGACTCCCACGCCCCCTCCTGCGCGGGAGTGGGCGCGGCGAACGCCCCGGTGAACCACGCGCGGGTCGCCGGGGAGAAGCGTTCGAGGACGTCACCCCTCATGAGGACCATCCTGCCTCGCGGGTCCGACAGAACGCGCCGACGTGGCCCGCATCACGCGTAAGCAAGCACTTATAGCCAGCCATCTGCCCGGACGGGCGCCGGGAGCCCCGGGTGAGGCCGCAGCGGCCTTGGACGAGGTCACGGCGTCCTTGGCGGGCCGGCCGTCGGATAGCGTGGACGGGTGCGGCTCACAGTGTTCTGGGATCGGATGAACCAGCAGTTCGGAGAGGGCTACGCGGCGAGCGTGGCCAAGGACTACGTCATGGCCGAGCTGGACGGCCGCACCATCGAGCAGGCCCTCGCGGACGGCGAGCCCGCCAAGCGGATCTGGCAGGCCGTCGTGGCGACCTTCGACGTCCCCTCCCAGCTCCGGTAGTTCAGGGCTTAGGCAGCCCAGGGCCCCGGTAGCCCAGGGCTCCGGCGCTCGGGAAAGGCCCGCGCACGGGCCCGGATCAGTAGACCGCCACGGCGATGACGAAGCCGATCATCAGGTTGGCGACCGCGAGCAGGATCGCCGCGGGCTCCAGCCGGTCGTCGGCGTCGTCGGCCATCGTCCCGACGCTGATCCCGACCAGGCGGTCGAAGACCACCGTCGCGACCGTCTGCGCGATGATCCCGACACCGCCGAACACCAGCGTCCTGCTCAGGCCCTCGGCCAGGTCGCCGCCCGACGCGAAGATCGACATGGCGACGATCATCCCCACGCCGACCGTGGCCGCGCACGCGAGCAGCGTCGCGTTCGGGTTGCGGTGCTCGCGGATCACCGTGATCAGGCGTCCCGGCGTGGCGAAGTCCGTCATGTAGAAGCCGATGATGAACAGCGCCAGGCCGACTCCGGCGTACGCGAAGAGCGCTCCGGTCCCCTCCAGGAGGATCTGGCCGAGGCCGTCATCGTTCGCCGCCAGGGTTGTCATGGCTCTCCTTAGGGCTGCAAGGGGGGTTTCGGAGGCTTCAGGGGCCGGAAAAGACCGGCGCACTCTCGGGCTACAGAGGGGGTGGCTACAGGGGGATTCGATGTGGGACGAAGGAGGAGGTGTCGTCGGTGATGAGGCCCGAGGTCTCGCGGATGCCGACCCCTGCGGATTCGTCCTCGACGACCCATGCGCCGAGCACCGGATGCTCACCGTCGAAGTCGGGCAGCGCGCAGAACTCCTGGAAAACGAAACCCTCTGCGCCGTAGTCGCCCTGGGTGCGCTGCTCTCGGCCGTCCGGGGTGACGATGCGCATGCTCGCCCCCTCCCGGCCGAGCAGGGGCTTCTGCACGTACGAGGTGAGGCCCCCGGGTGTGTTCAGGTAGGTGGGCAGCAGATTGGGGTGCCCCGGGAACAACTCCCAGAGCAGCACCAGCAGCGCCTTGTTCGACAGCACCATCTTCCAGATCGGCTCGATCCACGACGTGGGCGTGCCGGGGATGTGGCGCCCGAACGGCTCGGTGACGAGCCACTCCCAGGGATAGAGCTTGCAGAGCGTGCGGATCTCCTGCTCGTCCAGATCGACGAACCGCCCGCGGCCGGAGTCCCAGCCGATGTCCTCCATGGCGATGGCCACGCCGGGCAGGCCCGCCTCCTCGGCGGTCTCCTGCATGTAGGCGATCGTCATGACCTCTTCACCGGTCTCGTCGCCGTTCGTCCAGGCGAAGTGCGCCGGTCCTCCGGTCACCCTGGGGGCGATCTCCTTCCAGCGGGCCACCAGCCGCTCGTGGATGGAGTTCCACTGGTCGTCACCCGGATGGACGTCCTGTAGCCAGTACCACTGGACGATCGAGCTCTCGACGAGGGCGGTCGGGGTGTCGGCGTTGTACTCCAGCAGTTTGGCCGGGCCGTCGCCGTCGTAGCGCAGGTCGAACCGGCCGTACAGATGCGGGTCACCGCGCCGCCACGACTCCTCGATCAGCGGCGCGACCCACTCCGGTATGCCGAGGACGTGGTAGCGCCCGGTCGTGACCACGTGTTCCACCACCTGCAAGCACATCCGGTGCAGTTCCTCGACGACCTCTTCCAGGGCGAGGACCTCGTCCATGTCGAAGACGTAGTGGACGGACTCGTCCCAGTAGGGCCGGGACAGGTGTTCGGGGTGCGCGGTCTTGTGGAAGGCCAAGCCCTGCGCCTCGATCTTCTCCGCCCAGCCGTCCCGGGGCGTCGAACGGGCACGGCGCACCGGATCAGCTCCCGCTCCGGCCGCCGCCGCCGAACCCGCCGCGGCTGAGGGTCCGCCCGCTACTGGACTTGACCTTGCCCTTGCTCGGCCGGAAGCTGCTGCCGCCCGACGCGAAGCCGCTGGAGTCGCGCTTGCCGCCGTAGTACCAGAAGTACCGGTTGTAGGACGAGCTACGCCCACGGTCGATGTCGTCCGCGTCGCAGAGGCCATCCGAGACCACCCTGTAGCCGCCCTGGGCCTTGCCGATCACCGGGGCGCTGCGGTCCACGCAGTACGCGGTGGTCGACTTGGACCCGCAGGCGACCAGGGTGAGCGACAGCGCGCTCAGCATCCCGACCTTCACGGCGCGGGAACTGAGCCGGCGAGTGGGCTCCTGTGGGGGCAAGGAGAACACGTCCTTCGAAACGATGCGGCGAGCTTCCGGAAGGTTCCGGACTGCATGGTCGGACGCCTCGAACAGAAGGAATCCGGTATGCGGAGCCATAGCCTAGGGGCGGCTGACATGCGACGGAAGGGACGCACGTTCCGGTTCCGTCACATCCTCAAAGCAGCAGCCGACCGCACCGTAAACAGGACCGGTCTCCAGTACCGGGCTTCGATGGACGCCCGCCGGACGTCAGTCCGGGACGGGCAGGTGCGCGTAAAGGTCCATGGCATCCACGGACGTGGGCAGATCACTGACCTGCCCGTCGCCGACCTCCACCACACGCCACGCACCGTCCGTGCGACGCGCGAGGTCGGTGGTGATGAACCGGCAACCGAGCGCGCGGACGGCCGGGGCGACGCCGGTGAGGTCGGGATCCGGTTCCACCTCCGGGCTGTCGGGGTGCGGCCCCACCAGGGCGGGTTCCCCGTCCACCCACCACACACGCGCCTCGCCCTCGCCGTCGTACGGCTCGTACTCGCGCACGACGAGGCCGCCCGCGAGATGGTCGTCCTGCAAGGCGATCATCTTGGCGGCGATGTCGTGCAGCTGGACGAGGTTCTTCACGTCCGGCACGTAGCACGCCTCGTCCCACTCGTGCTTGCGCGACTTCACGTAGTCCTTGATGACACCGGGTCCGCCGGGCAGCGGCCGGACCAGCTCGCTCAGCTCGTTCAGGTCGCCCGGATCCTGGCCGGCCGTCAGCGGGCGCCAGACGCTGTGCGGGGTCAGGCCCGCGAACGTGTCGTGCCAGCCCGGCAGCTCGTGCGCCCGCCGGTAGTCGTCCGGGTGGGTCAGCAGCAACGTCCCGCGCTGCTTCATGGCGACCGCCGCCGCGGCGTACTCGGCGGCCGTCAGCATCCAGCCGCGGTACCAGACGGGGCCCATGTCGGCCGGCACCGCGCGCACCGCCGCCTCCACGTCCCCGCGCCGCAGCGCGTCGTGGTCGAGCAGGGCGATCTCGCCGTAGTGGTCCCGCACGGCCGCCGCCTCGCGGGAGAAGTGCGGGTCAACGCGCCGTGGGTGGAGCGGATCGACGCAGAAGAGGACGGTCAGCGTCATGATGGAACCCTCCGTGGACGGCGCCAGCGTACGGTGTCCGGACCAACATACGCACGGAGATTCCGGCCCAAATAGGCGTGCGGGACGTTGATCGAACTGATGTTCGGTAAGCTGTCCGGGTCCGCGGCGCCGTCCACAACCGCGCCGGGGGTTCGAAAGTGTCGGCGGCCCGCCGTAACGTCGCCCTCGACATCGCAGTCAGCGGCCGAGAGCCGGCAGTCACGACGAGAAGGACATCTGATGGCAGCGAACGACCGGGAGAAGGCTCTCGAGACCGCACTCGCCCAGATCGAGAGGCAGTTCGGCAAGGGCTCGGTCATGCGGATGGGCGAGGAGGCCCGGGCGCCGGTCGAGGTGATCCCCACCGGGGCCATCGCCCTCGACATCGCGCTCGGCATCGGCGGCCTGCCCCGCGGCCGGGTCGTCGAGGTGTACGGCCCCGAGGGCTCGGGCAAGACCTCCGTCGCGCTGCACGCGGTGGCCAGCGTCCAGAAGAAGGGCGGCATCGCCGCGTTCGTCGACGCCGAGCACGCCCTCGACCCCGAGTACGCGACCAGGCTCGGCGTCGACATCGACGCCCTGCTGGTCTCCCAGCCCGACACCGGCGAGCAGGCCCTGGAGATCACCGACATGCTGATCCGCTCCGGCGCGATCGACATCGTCGTCATCGACTCCGTCGCCGCGCTCGTCCCCCGCGCCGAGATCGAGGGCGAGATGGGCGACAGCCACGTCGGCCTCCAGGCGCGCCTCATGTCGCAGGCGCTGCGCAAGCTCACCGGCGCGATCAACCAGACCCGGACCACCGCCATCTTCATCAACCAGCTCCGCGAGAAGGTCGGCGTCATGTTCGGCTCCCCGGAGACCACCACCGGCGGCCGCGCGCTGAAGTTCTACGCCTCCGTCCGCCTGGACATCCGCCGCATCGAGACCCTCAAGGACGGCACCGAGGCCGTCGGCAACCGCGTCCGGGTCAAGGTCGTCAAGAACAAGATGGCCCCGCCCTTCCGCGTCGCCGACTTCGACCTCCTCTACGGCCTCGGCATCAGCCGCGAGGGCGGCCTGATCGACCTCGGCGTGGAGCACGGCTTCGTCCGCAAGTCCGGCGCCTGGTACACCTACGACGGCGACCAGCTCGGCCAGGGCAAGGAGAACGCCCGCAACTTCCTCAAGGCCAACCCCGACATGGCGGACGGCATCGAGAAGAAGATCAAGGAGAAGCTGGGCATCGGCCCGAAGGTCGACAAGGAGGCCGAGCCCGCGGCCCCCGGCGCGGCGCCCGGCGCGGCGCCCGCCGCACCGGCGGCCCCGCCCGCGCCCGCCCCCGCCGTCAAGAGCACCGCCGGGAAGAAGTCCGCCAAAGTGGTCAAATCGGGTGATTCCTGACGGCGAATCCCCCGATACGGGTGACTCTTGACGAAGAGTAAGCGATGATCTCGTGTGTAGGGCGGCGGCGCCTTACCCGGCACCGGCCTGCCGGTGGACGGACCTTCCCCGATGGCGCCGCCGCTCCCATGGGCCCGGGCGCCGAGCCGGCCAGGCTCGGCGGCCGGGGCACCCGGCGGCGGCCATGACCGGCCGCACCGGAGGGCGTGACGTCGAAAGGCGCGGCGTCGAAAGGCGCGGCGCCGGGGGGAAGGCCGCCGGAGGAAAGGCCGCCGGGGGGCGGCCCGCCGACCCGGAGGCGGCGGCGCGGGAGCTGTGCCTGCGGCTGCTCTCGGCCTCCCCACGTACCCGGGCGCAACTCGCGGACGCCCTGCGGCGCAAGGACGTCCCGGACGAGGTGGCCGATCGCGTCCTGTCCCGCTTCACCGACGCCGGGCTCATCGACGACGAGGCGTTCGCGCGGTCCTGGGTCCAATCCCGGCACACGGGCCGCGGCCTCGCCCGGCGCGCCCTGGCCGCCGAGCTCCGCCGCCGCGGCGTGGCCGACGAGACCGTCAGCGACGCCGTCGACTCCCTGGACCCGGCCCAGGAGGAGCGGACCGCCCGCGCCCTGATCGACCGCAGGCTCCGCGCCACCCGCGACCTGGACCCCGTCAAACGCACCCGCCGCCTGATCGGCCTCCTGGCCCGCAAGGGCTACTCCCCGGCCCTCTCCTATCGCGTGGTCAACGAGGCCCTGGCCGAAGAGGGCGTCACCCTGGAAGACCTCCCCGAACCACCCCCCGATTGAAGAACCCCACGGCCCTTCCTCCAGCCTCCTCACCTCACGCACCCTCGCCTCGCGCACGCCCCCCGCTCCGCACGCCCTCGCCTTTGACGCACGTGTCACCTCACACGCCTCGCGCTCTCACACGATGCCCGACATCCCACCGCGCGCCCCCGCCTCAGGGGGTGCTCCTCACTCACGGCCCGCTCCGACCTCCGGGAAGTGACATACCGGAGGTGGCACAAGGATGAGCGGAGGGTGAGTTCGCCCAGACCCCGCCCCGGCTTCGGCGGGCAGGCAGACAGGGGTGCGCGGTGTCAAGGAGGGCGGTAAGTAAGGAGTCACGCGGGCGTTCGGTTAGTCCGGAATGCCCGAGGGTTGCTTGCTCATTACCTCTATGCCGCTTACCGTTACGGCAGTGAGGAGTTACTCCGCGTCTCGCGGATTGCTATACGGCCGAGTACGTTCGAGCAGCTGAGAGGCACAAGAGGCGGGATCGTTGGCCGGATTCGGCCGAGTTACCGGGGAGGTGCGCGCCGCCGTCCGGTGATGACGCGCGCCCCGGCCGTGCGCGAGTAAGTCCTCGCATGGAGGGCCCCGACGGGCGGGCCCGCGGCGAGGAAGGATCTGCCTCATGGAGAGCGTCCTGCTGGGTGCAGCGCTGCTGGTGACCCTGGTCGCTCTCGTCATCGTCGTCCTCCGCCGGCCCGGCATGCCGGGCCGGGCGGCGGCGGAGATGGCCCGGGCGCACAGC carries:
- the recA gene encoding recombinase RecA; this translates as MAANDREKALETALAQIERQFGKGSVMRMGEEARAPVEVIPTGAIALDIALGIGGLPRGRVVEVYGPEGSGKTSVALHAVASVQKKGGIAAFVDAEHALDPEYATRLGVDIDALLVSQPDTGEQALEITDMLIRSGAIDIVVIDSVAALVPRAEIEGEMGDSHVGLQARLMSQALRKLTGAINQTRTTAIFINQLREKVGVMFGSPETTTGGRALKFYASVRLDIRRIETLKDGTEAVGNRVRVKVVKNKMAPPFRVADFDLLYGLGISREGGLIDLGVEHGFVRKSGAWYTYDGDQLGQGKENARNFLKANPDMADGIEKKIKEKLGIGPKVDKEAEPAAPGAAPGAAPAAPAAPPAPAPAVKSTAGKKSAKVVKSGDS
- a CDS encoding regulatory protein RecX; this encodes MTGRTGGRDVERRGVERRGAGGKAAGGKAAGGRPADPEAAARELCLRLLSASPRTRAQLADALRRKDVPDEVADRVLSRFTDAGLIDDEAFARSWVQSRHTGRGLARRALAAELRRRGVADETVSDAVDSLDPAQEERTARALIDRRLRATRDLDPVKRTRRLIGLLARKGYSPALSYRVVNEALAEEGVTLEDLPEPPPD